In the Gossypium arboreum isolate Shixiya-1 chromosome 10, ASM2569848v2, whole genome shotgun sequence genome, one interval contains:
- the LOC108465886 gene encoding protein PIN-LIKES 3-like, which translates to MDIFRLFIISLMPVLKVLLVIIAGLILATQRFDLLGCDARRHLNNMVFYVFYPALIGCGLADTMTLEGLADLWFLPVNVLITCVIGSILGWILVIVTKPPRHLWGLVISCTSAANLGNMLLIILPALCEEKNNPFGGVASTCSANGKAYASLSLAVYHLLCFLLHYPTEFFVNDEAIFNEKYLIQIIYIWSVLYFLLRMYANNEVKETNSNNSIIVAANGCTKDVLHDPVGLPQIHNDGNQKVSTTVKFKQLFMKIMRSENLRKIFAPATIAAIVGFLIGIATPIRKTFIGDNAPLRVIYSATELIGNAGIPSITLIVGANLLKGLSGSGVGPSVIIGILIIRNIFLPISGIGVIKAAKHLSLVDEDSFYLFTLLIQYAIPPAMNIGTISQMLGSGESEFSMIMLWNYIVAILTLTFWIVFYMWLVI; encoded by the exons ATGGATATATTCCGTTTGTTCATTATATCATTGATGCCAGTTCTAAAGGTACTTCTGGTTATAATTGCTGGCTTAATCCTCGCAACTCAACGTTTTGATCTTTTAGGGTGTGATGCAAGGCGCCATTTGAATAAC ATGGTGTTTTATGTGTTCTATCCTGCACTCATTGGTTGCGGTCTTGCTGATACAATGACTCTTGAAGGTTTAGCTGACTT GTGGTTCTTACCAGTAAATGTGTTAATCACATGTGTAATCGGTTCAATTCTTGGATGGATTCTAGTAATAGTTACAAAACCTCCTCGACACCTATGGGGACTTGTCATTTCTTGCACTTCTGCAG CAAATTTGGGAAACATGCTTCTCATCATACTTCCAGCACTGTGTGAAGAGAAGAATAATCCATTTGGAGGAGTAGCATCCACTTGTTCTGCTAATGGAAAGGCTTATGCTTCACTTTCTCTAGCGGTATATCATCTATTATGCTTTCTTCTTCATTATCCAACTGAATTTTTTGTCAATGATGAGGctatttttaatgaaaaatatttg ATTCAAATAATCTATATATGGTCCGTTCTATATTTTCTTCTACGAATGTATGCAAATAATGAAGTTAAAGAAACTAACTCAAATAACTCCATTATCGTCGCTGCCAATGGTTGCACTAAGGATGTCTTACATGATCCTGTTGGCTTGCCTCAAATTCACAATGATGGAAACCAAAag GTTTCAACTACTGTAAAGTTCAAGCAATTGTTTATGAAGATTATGAGAAGTGAGAACTTAAGAAAGATTTTTGCGCCAGCTACAATTGCAGCT ATTGTTGGGTTCCTTATCGGAATAGCAACTCCAATCCGAAAGACATTCATTGGTGATAATGCTCCACTTCGTGTTATCTACAGTGCTACTGAACTAATAGG AAATGCTGGTATCCCATCCATTACTCTGATAGTAGGAGCAAATCTTCTTAAAG GGTTAAGTGGATCAGGTGTAGGGCCATCTGTTATTATAGGAATCCTTATCATAAGGAACATTTTCTTGCCTATATCTGGCATTGGTGTTATAAAAGCTGCAAAGCATTTGAGCCTGGTGGATGAAGACTCATTTTATCTCTTCACTTTGCTAATTCAATATGCCATTCCACCTGCAATGAATATAG GTACCATAAGCCAGATGTTAGGAAGTGGTGAGAGTGAATTTTCAATGATTATGCTTTGGAATTATATTGTAGCAATATTGACCCTTACCTTCTGGATAGTCTTCTATATGTGGCTTGTCATTTAG